The DNA region GGAGCCAGAGGAGCTGAACACCAAGCGAGCTCAGAGTTCGGGAGCTGGTGGACACTCGGAGCATGAGCTGGCATCAGGCTGTGCCTGGTGCCAGAGCAGCTGGGCGCCAGGCAAGTTAGATAATGAGATGTTGGGTGCTCTTGGAAGTCAAGGGAGTCTGTAGTGAtctaaaaggagaaagaatggatCCAGGTCTTGGATGAGACCTTGAACTTGGCTAAAATAGCCAAGGGTAACAAACAATCCGAGTCAATTTCTTCCTTGCTTGGATGGGTAAAGGACTTGAGGAGGGATGGAGATTAGGAATAAATCCAGGTCCCTGTGCTTAAACTTGAGTTAAGCATAGCTCTATACTCGTAAATGGATGAGTACTAGAGAACCTAGTCCTCCTCAGAAAAGAGGTAAACTGCCattgggtcacagatgtctcaaAAGGGGAGACAAAGCGTCTGAGGTAAAAGTTGCAGAAAATCGACCCCTTGGTCTGATAGTAATCGATACTAACTACTTTTATATCTATATAGCAATTTCTGGTATCTGAGCATAAAAACTTGcgtaaaatgtatgaataacattAGCATTTTATATGTCAAACATGTATGCATTTTAAGATAACAAATTTATGTGTATcttctaaaataaatgataaattgataACAAAAAGTAGTTTTAGCATTAAAGTATCAAAGCAAATCCAACTAAAATTGTATAAcaatgtgtttttattctctaatTAGCAATCAAATCCAATAACCGATTACACCCACCACAATTGGATGCAAGTGGCCAGCGCTGGAGGCTTTTTGATGAATCTAAATCAtcaaggtaataataaaaaaggtagGACTCATCCTGAAATATCTCTGCTTGAAGGCTATGAAATATGCGTTCCGATGGTTGTGTAATACTACTGGAATCCGGTGATAtaaccgaaaaataaaaataaactgctttaAGCGCTCGATGTTTAGTCGAGCATGGCAGAAAACAGAATGAGTTGGTTAGCTAAGTTGTTCCTAGTATTGCCGTTAGGGTGCAATACTTTGCACCTACAGTACACTCAGCAATCGAAGCTCTACCCACGAAATTTGAATTTAGGCTGCCGTATCTGAAAACTAATGGCTATGTAATTCctgggtaagtcacttatataaaatgtaGTCATTCAGCATCATATCCCCCACATggaagtagtgccgtcaatgcaccttacacagtgcactgcaggcattacttaaggttctttgcagtgtccctttggcccctagctgcaacctctttcattccttttgctaaacttccattcatattctctttcttccaccttactttccaccctctcctaacaactgtttctacattattttcagtgctgaatgatcttatagatcccagcgcctggcctttgtcctacatttatacaattatatacagtattaccatATCAAATGAAAGACAACACCATCAACATCATTAACGTTTCTCTTCAATCTCATCATTTCTTGTCTTTGTTCCAATGTGGGACTTCACAATGGCAGCAAACCTACCAAAATTAAGTACCTGTACTACCAACACTTTCCATACCCACTGAGGCACTATGAGCAACCATTTGCGTCAACTTTAAAAGCAACTTACCCGACGTATTTATAGGACGAAAACGCCAATAAATCTAGTGTTCTGATGTGAGAGTGGATTGCGGTGACGTACATCGTGGCAATGATGATGAATATCTCCAGTACCAGCCACACAAGTGCTGAACTTGCTTGCATACCCAACACATCAGGCGAAAACCTTCAAAGAATTGGTAATagcaatcatcatcataatgtaGGTTATACTCCGTGATATATATTGGCATCTTTATGTTCAGAGATGAAGTGACACTCATTTTACAGGTGAAATATTTACAGTTAAAAATTACAGAACTCATGagcttaaaaatacaaaacatttcctAAATGTTTTTGTACTATAGTACTGGtatattgacatttttatatacagtgatAAAGTAACACTCGTTTtactaatgaaatattaatacttCAAGATTACAGTACTCAAGATCTTATAGCATATTCTTATAGTTACGTGCAATTCAGTGTTTTCACCCAGCCAACCACATGATCTTTTAGCATAATCTCATAGTTAAATGCAATTCAGTGTTTTCTAAATGTCCCTataatatcaactaaaataaattccCCACAATAAAATGGTTGAGAAGATGAAACTGTGAggattatttttacaaattttaaccATCCAACATTCAACTTTTAATATGCGCCATTATGGAGCAAATATAACGTACAGAAAGTTTAATGAACATCAAGGCAGGGGCTGCTGTACAAGCAGTTCctggttatcagtgggggttACGTTCCGATGGCgtgacaataagcaaaaatcaccgataaccaagTCAGCGATTTTTGTTGCTTATCAGCGCTAATACCCcattatcagcgctgataagcggaaatcggcacataccggcgctgaaaattgctgatttttgtcgctagacaagcgccgtaaaactagatcaccaataaccgagcctgctgataactggggactgcctgtttaGCACTAACCTGCACGTACTTTTAGCAACACCGAACGTCATAATTTACAGAAAATTGTACAGGGAAATAGATAGGCAGGGACTGCTATACAGTACCTTTCCTGAAGCCCAAGACATAACCCAGCTACTAAGATGTAAGTGACAACAGCCATCAGCGGGATGTACAGATCAGGTGCATTGATTTCGTGTCGTGGTTGTACAGGTTCATCTTGCTCGTATCTCACGCTCCAGTCCTGACGGGGAAAGTCACACATTTGTAAAGCAAGGAGTTACGAGTGTACTGCATCTGTTTACCCCTGGGTACAACACAAAAATCTAACCTGTCATCCTAGTTGACAGAGAATGTAAATTCAACCCATATCAACAGTTACAAAATCAAGCATGCCAAACATCGACACCACAGACTTACCGAGTGTGTGAATGGGAAGAACAACAACTGGAGCTTCTTCAAGACGTATCGGGTATCCACCGCAAAGTAGTACTTGATCTGACTCATGCTGACGTATTTCTCCAACTTTTTGTCGACGTATTCACGTCCCTGACCGACGAGGTTCTGGCCGTACTGCATTGCCATACTAGCTACCATGGGATCCTGCATAGTAAATGGGTCTATTAAGTCTAGGTACGTCGTAAAGTAATGATGCGATCATGAGGGGTGGTGAATGAAACTTTTTACTAATTCTACGCTACTGATTAGTTTAACTGAACTGAGTCTCCTCAAACTTGTCATTTACTCAAAAATTTGAATGGaaccttctattattattattattaatattactattactattattattcggAAGGAGAGTCCTGTTCATAAGGAATAATCCCACCACAGGGCCCAAAGAATATGgaattaatttgaaagaagtaatagaaggaaataggaaatacaaaaaaaagaagagtttggtaattagaaaaaaataaattatcaaaataataattaatatataaaaaaatttaagcaaattattaaaatacaaggataacTGCTTTAGTGCAACAAcacattgcatcttcacttgaactttcgaggttccaatttCACAACATCCGCTGGGAGATTGTTCCTATTGAGAAATACCAATGACTAACTTAATGTCTACTTCACAACCTTgaaacctaacaaaaaaaaaaaaaaatcatttcaatacCTTTCAGAGTTGAACTAATACACATAATGCCTTGGGTAATAGgttctcaaataaaataatgaacactaattaaaatttttttaaataggcaatgcagtaaaaaaataacatttttatgataaaataaagttttatatatacttaccgagtaattacattgctatagttaatagaaactataggaatgtaattacttgctaagttacttacataaaaccCTCAATTCATAACACAATTACGTTCATAAAAAGCAAATTTATGCGAATGACGATAAACAGACAATaaagtctttcttttttaaacaaagcaTCCATTTTTTTGGCAGTgctgaatatgcattttttcaattCTAAGAGTTACCTGCTTCAATGATCATCTTATCATTGGCTTCCTGCTTCAGCTAattatcaagtctctctctcaccatccaggatgtatggtgaaaGAGACACTTGATACACTGCTGAGGCGGAAAGTCAATGATGAAGTCAATGTTACTGAAGGTAGAGGTaacttaaaaaattgaaaaaatgcatgTTTGACACTTTGCAAAAAAAGGGACGAAGTATTGCGTTCGCCAAAGAATTTCATCTTCAGGCTAAATAtcctacatacagtatatgtataactatGCATACAACAACAACATACTGTACTGCATTGCACTGTTAAAGAGTAACCCAGGAATATCAGTTCTCTGCAAATTCAGAAAAGTTCCCAGTCAAAATACCCTGCATCAGACACTTCTGAAATCCCACTGTAACAGTAACGACATAGCAAATTTTAAAGTACTCTGTATTTCCCCTAGTTACAAACCtaaaggtctttacataggatttagcttgtgtTTGCAAGCTAAACCCTATGCAAAGGCCGAAGGTTTGTATTTCCGTAGGAACAGATGACCTATTTACATGACAAAAGACCGGACTGTAATGACCTCATTGAAAAGAAAGAACATACAGCATACAATAATACAAATGTCGTGGACAGTAACCTGAAATATCTGTGGGCCTGGCATGCCAGGATATCCGTAGCTTCCATCTGGTGGAGCGCCCTGGTTCTGTCCGGAGTATCCGTAATTTCCTCTGCCGCCATAACCACCTGTAAATCGtgggaggaaaaaaataagtaaaaaatctagTTAGATGAATAGCCACCGTTTTTCTAGGTGTGAGGTTAAAGCAACATCAGTGGTGTAATTACATAAACACTGCTGTAGAATTCAATAGCAGAACATCGTACTGTGCTttggaaaaacacaaatttttaTAATGTGACATCTACTGATTTGTTTTATGGCGCCAACTACTTTTCTTAAAGAATGAAAACTTGCATTCTTAAACCTTGGAATTCAAGGCTGAAATTACGAAAATCTGGTATCATGAAAAAATAGAGTTCTGTACTGTGCTTGAATTTCTAAAATTCAGTCAACTGGCAATATGTTATCATGATGGTACCAGGAAGAATTTATGATTCATCATAATTCCCAGAAATGCAATAAATAGAGTCCATCCCCTGCACCTCCTTTTGCGGCAGCAATGACAGGAATCATACCCACAAATAACCCTCCTGAATGACTTTTCAACtccctttggtaaaaaaaaaaaaaagtattataccttagtttaaccagaccactgagctgattaacagctctcctagggctggcccaaagattagacttatttaacttggctaagaaccaattggttacttagcaacgggacctacagcttattgtggaatccaaaccacattatagcgagaaatgaatttctatcaccagaaataaattcctctaactcttcattagccggccggagagtcgaactcagCCCCTGTAGAAACTTGAAATCCTTTGAGGGCAAAAATGACACAACTGGCTGATTCTGCGTATATCCAGTGAGTCACCATTTCCATATAAAGCGAACCCAAGAAGGGAGTGCTGTAATTTAAGAACCAGtgccaagaaaaataattc from Macrobrachium rosenbergii isolate ZJJX-2024 chromosome 45, ASM4041242v1, whole genome shotgun sequence includes:
- the Yif1 gene encoding protein YIF1B-B isoform X2, which codes for MDFPVVTGVRQPQPGEKVRGRRVANSASPSGGNMYDNQYDAYGHPQQQQQQQPPPQLFEDTSTPNYGYSNQGGYGGRGNYGYSGQNQGAPPDGSYGYPGMPGPQIFQDPMVASMAMQYGQNLVGQGREYVDKKLEKYVSMSQIKYYFAVDTRYVLKKLQLLFFPFTHSDWSVRYEQDEPVQPRHEINAPDLYIPLMAVVTYILVAGLCLGLQERFSPDVLGMQASSALVWLVLEIFIIIATMYVTAIHSHIRTLDLLAFSSYKYVGMIVALLAGLLMDSFGYYCMLAYCSLSLVVFMFRTLRWQIQGGGGAMDGYSAGNKRRLYLLLFMSGLQPAMMWWLTRHLMSV
- the Yif1 gene encoding protein YIF1B-B isoform X1; its protein translation is MDFPVVTGVRQRKSQPGEKVRGRRVANSASPSGGNMYDNQYDAYGHPQQQQQQQPPPQLFEDTSTPNYGYSNQGGYGGRGNYGYSGQNQGAPPDGSYGYPGMPGPQIFQDPMVASMAMQYGQNLVGQGREYVDKKLEKYVSMSQIKYYFAVDTRYVLKKLQLLFFPFTHSDWSVRYEQDEPVQPRHEINAPDLYIPLMAVVTYILVAGLCLGLQERFSPDVLGMQASSALVWLVLEIFIIIATMYVTAIHSHIRTLDLLAFSSYKYVGMIVALLAGLLMDSFGYYCMLAYCSLSLVVFMFRTLRWQIQGGGGAMDGYSAGNKRRLYLLLFMSGLQPAMMWWLTRHLMSV